The following proteins come from a genomic window of Gossypium raimondii isolate GPD5lz chromosome 5, ASM2569854v1, whole genome shotgun sequence:
- the LOC105771109 gene encoding dof zinc finger protein DOF1.2, translating into MFAISESMLQCAPRPMLAIDRNWKSNAELAPNCPRCASANTKFCYYNNYSLSQPRYFCKGCRRYWTKGGSLRNVPVGGGCRKSRRGKSNRVDKNGAQVSTNYSKNLTSFGTHQEHMMGATTSHGDTGNQPGPATTTGSDIDLAVIFAQFLNQSTSSDQPEIILTQEWPNEGMDPWSCLEQDTNNQNESSMELPVVHTIPESYNMLQEMPQVEQHLKDNSVEELLESDEINAFGLQNLLADEMVQDVFWSNYAANTPSFECQLQQLESFPVDDQLKISANLMAETWTSFDLSGSELFSKP; encoded by the coding sequence ATGTTCGCAATTAGTGAGAGTATGTTGCAGTGTGCTCCTAGGCCGATGTTGGCCATTGACAGAAACTGGAAATCCAACGCTGAACTTGCTCCCAATTGTCCACGTTGTGCCTCTGCTAACACCAAGTTCTGTTATTACAACAACTACAGCTTGTCCCAGCCGCGGTACTTTTGCAAAGGTTGCCGAAGGTATTGGACCAAAGGTGGTTCCCTTAGGAATGTGCCTGTTGGCGGTGGTTGTCGCAAGAGTCGACGAGGTAAGTCCAACAGGGTGGACAAAAACGGTGCTCAGGTTTCCACGAATTATAGCAAGAATTTAACTAGTTTCGGGACTCACCAGGAGCATATGATGGGTGCCACTACTTCCCATGGAGACACAGGGAACCAACCAGGACCTGCTACTACTACTGGGTCGGATATTGATCTAGCTGTTATCTTTGCTCAATTCTTGAACCAGAGTACAAGTTCAGATCAGCCTGAGATAATTCTTACTCAAGAATGGCCTAATGAAGGGATGGATCCTTGGAGTTGTTTAGAACAAGATACCAACAACCAAAACGAGTCATCCATGGAGTTACCAGTAGTTCATACAATTCCAGAATCTTATAATATGCTCCAAGAAATGCCTCAAGTTGAGCAACATCTAAAAGATAACAGTGTTGAGGAATTGTTGGAAAGTGATGAAATCAATGCGTTCGGGTTGCAAAACTTGTTAGCTGATGAAATGGTGCAAGATGTTTTCTGGTCAAATTATGCAGCAAACACCCCAAGCTTTGAATGTCAACTGCAACAGTTGGAGTCGTTTCCAGTTGATGACCAGCTTAAGATTTCTGCAAATTTAATGGCTGAAACTTGGACTTCCTTTGATCTTTCTGGGTCTGAACTTTTTTCAAAACCTTGA